In Clostridium swellfunianum, a genomic segment contains:
- a CDS encoding heparinase II/III family protein, whose protein sequence is MNTKRVKWFYHRLKAMSLQEIVFRIKQKQKIKQYEKNFKSNKTVLGLPLTELKLNNLNLVNNKIDAIWTFSNIEVKYGYDFVVNIFSSDVDLNKEFSWHGFNEIKWEKDIFSWNIDFKNKDKIGEVRLTWELNRHLFLPYLLLKAKNNNDKMYYDKARALFYSWVDDNFYLRGVNWSSPMEIAIRAYQWLICYAIIKDNDDKKFKKDLIIATINSMKYVSENLSGFSSANNHLILEAGLISIVGEVLQDIFEQDWFKKGYTILNHEFKRQFYRDGVNKEHAAHYHGFVVDLWLQYNTFLKSLNKKPLLENLLLKAVEFIGYIKYSDEYIEFGDSDDARIINVTGKKYSYYDYLLNFGSIYFRTSMVDSVGKTINDEVALWKYLNVTNKLKSFEYSKIKMYEEAGYFVYRSEQVHLFFDIADLGFGSIAAHGHADCLAFVLSIDNEPIFIDSGTYIYNIEKEYRDYFRSTEAHNTLSYDGVSQSIMEGPFLWSKKAKVIEKGFYEDKDYFVIYGSHDGYQPLIHRRTIYISKMHNLIIIKDEFNGDGKINFILDSCCKFDKINSKEYSINNKLYFYSNREIFTSSRFVSKNFLQKEKTNSFYLNTSKNDPTISIITNNDKITIAERTVLSGKDVVFKY, encoded by the coding sequence ATGAATACAAAACGAGTTAAATGGTTTTATCATAGACTAAAAGCAATGTCTTTACAAGAAATTGTATTTAGAATTAAGCAAAAGCAAAAAATTAAGCAGTATGAAAAAAATTTTAAAAGTAATAAAACTGTTTTAGGATTACCTTTAACTGAGTTAAAGTTAAATAATTTGAATTTGGTGAATAACAAAATTGATGCTATATGGACATTTTCTAATATAGAAGTTAAATACGGATATGATTTCGTTGTTAATATTTTTAGTAGTGATGTTGATTTAAATAAAGAGTTTTCATGGCATGGTTTTAATGAAATAAAATGGGAGAAAGATATTTTTTCTTGGAATATAGATTTTAAAAATAAAGATAAAATTGGTGAAGTAAGGCTAACATGGGAACTAAATAGGCATTTGTTTTTGCCATATTTATTATTAAAGGCAAAAAATAATAATGATAAGATGTATTATGATAAAGCTAGGGCTTTATTTTATAGTTGGGTAGATGATAATTTTTATTTAAGAGGTGTAAATTGGTCTTCACCAATGGAGATAGCAATTAGGGCATATCAGTGGTTAATTTGTTATGCGATAATTAAGGATAATGATGATAAGAAGTTTAAAAAAGATTTAATTATAGCAACTATAAATTCAATGAAGTATGTCTCTGAAAACTTATCTGGATTCTCCTCAGCAAATAATCATTTAATATTAGAAGCTGGATTGATTTCAATAGTTGGAGAGGTTTTACAAGATATTTTTGAACAAGATTGGTTTAAAAAAGGATATACCATATTAAATCATGAGTTTAAGAGGCAATTTTATCGTGATGGAGTCAATAAAGAGCATGCAGCTCATTATCATGGTTTTGTAGTTGATTTATGGTTACAATATAATACGTTTTTGAAGTCTTTAAATAAGAAGCCTTTACTAGAAAATCTGTTGCTCAAAGCTGTTGAGTTTATTGGATATATAAAATATAGTGATGAATATATTGAATTTGGAGATAGTGATGATGCGAGAATTATTAATGTAACTGGGAAAAAATATAGTTACTATGATTATCTGCTTAATTTTGGGTCAATTTATTTCAGAACAAGTATGGTTGATAGTGTTGGCAAAACTATTAATGATGAAGTAGCTTTATGGAAATATCTTAATGTAACTAACAAGCTAAAAAGCTTTGAGTATAGTAAAATAAAGATGTATGAAGAAGCAGGGTATTTTGTATATAGGTCAGAGCAAGTTCATTTATTTTTTGACATAGCTGATTTGGGCTTTGGCAGTATTGCAGCACATGGACATGCAGATTGCTTAGCATTTGTTTTATCGATAGATAATGAGCCTATTTTTATTGATTCCGGAACATATATTTATAATATTGAAAAAGAATACAGAGATTATTTTAGAAGTACTGAAGCACATAATACGTTATCTTATGATGGCGTATCACAATCAATTATGGAAGGTCCTTTTTTATGGTCTAAGAAGGCAAAGGTTATAGAAAAAGGATTTTACGAAGATAAAGATTATTTTGTGATTTATGGATCACATGATGGATATCAACCATTAATCCATAGAAGAACAATATATATTAGTAAAATGCATAATCTTATTATTATAAAGGATGAATTTAACGGTGATGGTAAGATAAACTTTATTTTAGATTCTTGCTGCAAGTTTGATAAAATCAATAGTAAAGAATACAGCATTAATAATAAACTTTATTTTTACTCAAACAGAGAAATATTTACTAGTTCTAGATTTGTATCCAAAAACTTTTTACAAAAGGAAAAAACTAATAGTTTCTATTTAAATACAAGTAAAAATGATCCTACTATATCTATTATTACAAATAACGATAAAATAACTATTGCAGAAAGAACTGTATTAAGCGGCAAAGATGTTGTTTTTAAGTATTAA
- a CDS encoding serine O-acetyltransferase encodes MLNAIVFYRFARKLYLFNIPLLPKLIKLIIFLLYNSSIPYEVRIGRGTKFGYGGIGVVIHKKAVIGDNCTISQNVTIGGRSGLTELPIIGNNVYIGAGAVILGNVKIGNNVVIGANAVVIKDIPDNAVAVGVPAKVIKYNNSKGND; translated from the coding sequence ATGTTGAACGCTATAGTGTTTTATAGATTTGCAAGAAAACTTTATCTTTTTAATATACCACTTCTACCAAAGTTGATAAAATTGATTATATTTTTATTATATAATTCCTCAATACCATATGAGGTACGAATTGGAAGAGGTACAAAGTTCGGATATGGAGGAATTGGTGTAGTTATTCATAAAAAAGCTGTAATAGGTGATAATTGCACTATATCACAAAATGTAACTATAGGGGGAAGAAGTGGCCTTACTGAACTTCCTATAATAGGGAATAACGTATATATAGGTGCTGGTGCAGTAATTTTAGGAAATGTTAAGATCGGTAATAATGTTGTTATAGGGGCAAATGCTGTGGTGATAAAAGATATACCTGATAATGCTGTCGCGGTAGGTGTACCTGCTAAAGTGATAAAATATAATAATAGTAAAGGTAATGATTAG
- a CDS encoding O-antigen ligase family protein, protein MKLSLSRYLVVFGALLAFAFSALGAFNIKFSAGILLLLISIIFISKPILWIYFLCIYIPLETVILNFTPNNIVSLVRYGTEAFTYVILFFCLIRFLRNRRNIKLYSYDFYIFIFIIVCILSIAINRVNITIAILGLRWLIRYVAVYFILKLEDWHLSTHKKIFNVIYVTIVFELIVALFQFFFRERLDIILQPKVLDLGFVTVSINQLESRYAIFATFGRYGIFGYFMTIATIVAAVDYFYKNRNKKSFILLLISIIVLILTYARQAVIAVIISSIYMFYFTTKSKKTKFKVTVILSVIAIISIMGIGAANFEAGKGILNESISKRYLSIFTKEYIQADYSGRGRTYFITKVNKMFLTTKPFIGYGVGMYGTRTAIDYDRKVYAQLGIPIEFSMDVYWTSILGQIGVFGLISLILIFYKFFKASKKIYTVSGGFQKRFSLIVVLLIIAVIFESFFGSNLSDRYQAFYIWLFFGMLTSLENKLEVN, encoded by the coding sequence TTGAAATTAAGTTTAAGCAGGTATTTAGTAGTTTTTGGAGCATTATTAGCATTTGCTTTCTCAGCATTAGGAGCATTTAATATTAAATTTTCAGCAGGTATTTTATTACTATTAATATCGATAATATTTATAAGTAAGCCTATTTTATGGATTTATTTCCTTTGTATTTATATTCCATTGGAAACTGTTATATTAAATTTTACTCCTAATAATATTGTTTCTCTAGTTAGATATGGTACAGAAGCATTTACATATGTAATTTTATTTTTCTGCCTAATTAGGTTTCTGAGAAACAGGAGAAATATTAAGTTGTATTCATATGATTTTTATATTTTTATATTTATTATTGTATGTATACTATCTATAGCTATAAATAGAGTAAATATTACAATTGCTATCCTAGGATTAAGATGGTTAATTAGATATGTTGCAGTTTATTTTATATTGAAGTTAGAAGATTGGCATTTATCTACACATAAAAAAATATTTAATGTTATTTACGTGACTATAGTGTTTGAATTAATTGTGGCGTTATTTCAATTTTTCTTTAGAGAGAGATTAGATATAATATTACAACCGAAAGTTTTAGACTTGGGTTTTGTAACAGTGTCAATAAATCAATTAGAATCAAGGTATGCAATATTTGCTACGTTTGGCAGATACGGTATATTTGGATACTTTATGACAATAGCAACCATAGTAGCTGCAGTGGACTATTTTTATAAAAATAGAAATAAAAAAAGTTTTATTCTATTACTTATTTCAATTATTGTTCTTATTTTAACTTATGCAAGGCAGGCTGTAATAGCAGTTATAATTTCAAGCATATATATGTTTTATTTCACAACGAAGTCTAAAAAAACCAAATTTAAGGTAACGGTAATATTAAGCGTTATTGCCATAATTTCTATTATGGGAATAGGTGCAGCAAATTTTGAAGCAGGAAAAGGCATACTTAATGAAAGTATCTCAAAAAGATATCTATCTATCTTTACTAAAGAATATATACAAGCAGATTACAGTGGAAGAGGTAGAACATATTTTATAACAAAAGTCAATAAAATGTTTCTCACAACAAAGCCTTTCATTGGATATGGTGTTGGAATGTATGGCACTAGAACTGCTATAGATTATGATAGAAAAGTATATGCTCAATTAGGAATACCAATCGAATTTTCTATGGACGTATACTGGACTTCAATTTTAGGTCAGATAGGGGTATTCGGCTTAATTTCTTTAATACTCATATTTTATAAATTTTTTAAAGCTTCTAAAAAAATATATACTGTTTCAGGAGGCTTTCAAAAAAGGTTTAGCTTAATAGTTGTGTTATTAATAATAGCCGTTATTTTTGAAAGTTTTTTTGGTTCTAATTTAAGTGATAGGTATCAAGCATTTTATATATGGTTATTTTTTGGTATGTTGACTAGTTTAGAAAATAAATTAGAAGTTAATTAG
- a CDS encoding DUF6625 family protein yields the protein MKNKILIICAYFGKLPNYIQLWLNSCSYNKEFNWLVITDDNTENLIVPSNVTFEKMTLHQLKKLIFEKTKLAYNSNKPYKLCDYKIVYGEVFADYLKQYTHWGHCDIDVIYGDLPKYITDDLLNKYDKVFNKGHLTIYKNTEEVNGRYKLDNPYFDYKAILESEKHYGLDENRGLPRIYKFYNINYIDNPKQIVDINPVYSHFSTLENTTTKQCFYWEEGKLYRALEDNGKIIIEELMYIHFQKRYMPVSFSNQEKCQSMFITNKGFLIKETNEFNFNRLNERTLTEDIKRKFSWRKLQTRNLAHTIFVFKEKPNFLKTYAKLK from the coding sequence ATGAAGAATAAAATACTTATAATATGTGCTTACTTTGGTAAATTGCCTAATTATATTCAATTATGGCTGAACTCATGCAGTTATAATAAAGAATTTAACTGGCTCGTTATTACTGACGATAATACTGAAAATTTAATTGTTCCTAGTAATGTAACCTTTGAAAAAATGACATTGCATCAATTAAAAAAACTAATATTTGAAAAAACAAAGTTAGCCTATAATAGTAATAAACCATACAAGCTATGTGATTATAAAATTGTATATGGAGAAGTTTTTGCTGACTATTTAAAGCAATACACTCATTGGGGGCATTGTGACATAGACGTAATCTATGGTGATTTGCCTAAATATATAACTGATGATTTATTAAATAAATATGATAAAGTTTTCAATAAAGGTCACTTAACAATATATAAAAATACTGAAGAAGTCAATGGAAGATATAAGTTAGATAATCCGTATTTTGATTATAAGGCTATATTGGAAAGTGAAAAACACTATGGCCTTGATGAGAACAGAGGTCTGCCAAGAATATATAAATTCTATAATATCAACTATATCGACAATCCAAAGCAAATAGTCGATATAAATCCAGTATATTCCCATTTCTCTACATTAGAAAATACTACAACTAAACAATGCTTTTATTGGGAAGAGGGTAAGTTATATAGAGCCTTAGAAGACAATGGAAAAATTATTATAGAAGAATTAATGTATATTCATTTTCAAAAGAGATATATGCCTGTTAGTTTTTCAAACCAAGAGAAATGTCAGTCTATGTTTATTACTAATAAGGGATTTTTAATAAAGGAAACCAATGAATTTAATTTTAATAGGTTGAATGAAAGAACTTTAACAGAAGATATAAAACGAAAATTCAGTTGGAGAAAGTTACAAACAAGAAACCTTGCGCACACCATATTTGTATTTAAGGAAAAGCCTAATTTTCTTAAAACATACGCTAAACTTAAATAA
- the murJ gene encoding murein biosynthesis integral membrane protein MurJ, with product MKKSLGLFLVTILSMLLGFIRESIVAYKLGASWQADVFVFVTSLPVIIFSAIGGVLYTTILPLYTDARVKHGKEAANSFIGYVIKLVVLVSSILVLGGLFFPGVIVKVFAPGILQTVPIDVSPIVRIVLPSLIFLGLAYVFNGILNSYGDVIITSSIEIPMNIIIIIGLLFLYDIFGLKVTILSALAGSFAKLLLTYISAKKWGFAFEGPSNIGSAYLKKMMHLIIPMFISNMYVAIIQMISINIASGLGEGNIAIYNLANKLNNVCYSTAGNLIVVIVFPILAEFVAKKDYKNLSNIVTKSLNLSLLIMLPISILLFTFSYEAVEILFGYGRFNLEGIRRTSDIVKYFSVSLVFLGLKDILNRVFYSFKDRRVSLINTCLSIIIFVVFSFMLVPVMQIKALPIAMIVALITSVFLLFKSLKRVNISINTKYIKKNSISIFISAALLFFLSNILKVIYIDKIVGSKIHLLFILGILSLLLIIMYLFVLYVLNNDEIIILVSKLKDKINAKRRNL from the coding sequence ATGAAAAAATCGTTAGGATTATTTCTGGTAACTATTCTAAGCATGTTACTAGGATTTATAAGAGAAAGTATTGTTGCTTATAAGCTAGGGGCTTCTTGGCAGGCCGATGTATTTGTCTTTGTAACTAGCCTTCCAGTAATAATTTTTTCTGCAATAGGGGGGGTTCTTTATACTACAATACTTCCTTTATACACAGATGCAAGAGTAAAGCATGGAAAAGAAGCTGCAAATTCCTTTATCGGATATGTGATTAAGCTAGTAGTCTTAGTTAGTTCTATTCTAGTATTAGGTGGATTGTTTTTTCCAGGTGTTATAGTAAAAGTTTTTGCGCCTGGTATACTTCAAACTGTACCGATTGATGTTTCTCCAATAGTAAGAATAGTTTTGCCTTCATTAATTTTCTTAGGTCTGGCATATGTATTTAATGGGATTTTAAACTCATATGGTGATGTAATAATTACAAGCTCTATAGAAATACCAATGAATATAATTATCATAATAGGCTTATTATTCTTATATGATATATTTGGATTAAAGGTAACTATTTTAAGTGCATTAGCAGGTAGTTTTGCAAAGCTGCTCCTGACGTATATTAGTGCTAAAAAGTGGGGATTTGCCTTTGAAGGCCCATCTAATATAGGCTCAGCATACTTAAAGAAGATGATGCATTTAATTATTCCTATGTTTATAAGCAATATGTATGTAGCTATTATACAAATGATTTCAATAAATATTGCATCTGGATTAGGAGAGGGTAATATTGCGATATACAACTTAGCAAATAAATTAAATAATGTATGCTATAGTACGGCAGGTAATCTAATTGTTGTAATTGTATTTCCCATATTAGCAGAGTTTGTTGCAAAAAAAGACTATAAAAACTTAAGTAATATAGTTACTAAAAGCTTAAATTTATCTCTTTTGATTATGTTACCAATTTCAATATTGTTATTTACATTTTCATACGAAGCAGTAGAAATATTATTCGGATACGGTAGGTTCAACTTGGAGGGAATCAGAAGAACAAGTGATATTGTCAAATATTTCTCAGTAAGCCTTGTTTTTCTGGGGTTAAAAGACATTTTGAATAGAGTATTTTATTCGTTTAAGGATAGAAGAGTATCACTTATTAATACGTGCTTATCAATAATAATATTTGTAGTATTTAGTTTTATGTTGGTTCCAGTAATGCAAATTAAAGCCCTGCCAATCGCAATGATAGTAGCATTGATTACATCTGTTTTTTTGCTTTTTAAATCATTGAAAAGGGTAAATATCTCAATTAATACTAAGTATATTAAAAAGAATAGTATAAGTATATTCATATCTGCTGCATTGTTGTTTTTTCTATCGAATATTTTAAAGGTAATTTATATAGATAAAATTGTTGGCTCTAAAATACATCTACTATTCATTTTAGGAATACTAAGTTTATTATTAATAATAATGTATTTATTTGTGCTGTATGTGTTAAATAATGACGAAATAATAATTCTTGTTAGTAAATTAAAAGACAAGATAAATGCAAAAAGAAGAAATTTATAA